One Halobaculum roseum DNA segment encodes these proteins:
- the hisA gene encoding 1-(5-phosphoribosyl)-5-[(5-phosphoribosylamino)methylideneamino]imidazole-4-carboxamide isomerase yields MSHFPEFEVIPAVDMQDGEVVQLVQGERGTATRYGDPVEAARRWVDEGARTLHLVDLDGAFEGERANAAAVDAVLDAVDVPVQLGGGIRTAEDALDLLDRGVDRVILGTAAVENPDIVAEISEEHPGSVTVSLDAKEGEVVVSGWTEGTGLDPAEAAERYEELGAGAILFTDVDVEGQLEGINRESVERVVDAVDIPVVASGGVTTLDDVRALREAGAAAVVVGTALYEGRFTLAEAQSA; encoded by the coding sequence ATGAGCCACTTCCCGGAGTTCGAGGTGATCCCGGCCGTCGACATGCAGGACGGCGAGGTCGTCCAGCTCGTCCAGGGCGAGCGCGGCACCGCCACGCGCTACGGCGATCCCGTCGAGGCGGCCCGTCGGTGGGTCGACGAGGGCGCCCGGACGCTCCATCTCGTCGACCTCGACGGCGCGTTCGAGGGCGAACGCGCCAACGCCGCCGCCGTCGACGCCGTCCTCGACGCGGTCGACGTGCCGGTCCAACTCGGCGGCGGCATCCGCACCGCCGAGGACGCCCTCGACCTGCTCGATCGGGGCGTCGACCGCGTCATCCTCGGCACCGCGGCCGTCGAGAACCCCGACATCGTCGCCGAGATCTCCGAGGAGCACCCGGGCAGCGTGACGGTCAGCCTCGACGCGAAGGAGGGGGAGGTCGTCGTCTCCGGGTGGACCGAGGGGACCGGCCTCGACCCCGCGGAGGCCGCCGAGCGCTACGAGGAGCTGGGTGCGGGCGCGATCCTGTTCACCGACGTGGACGTGGAGGGACAGTTGGAGGGGATCAACCGCGAGAGCGTCGAGCGCGTCGTCGACGCGGTCGACATCCCGGTCGTCGCCTCCGGCGGCGTGACGACGCTCGACGACGTGCGCGCGCTCCGCGAGGCCGGCGCCGCGGCCGTCGTCGTCGGCACCGCGCTGTACGAGGGCCGGTTCACGCTCGCGGAGGCGCAGTCGGCCTGA
- a CDS encoding cation:proton antiporter regulatory subunit, which yields MTVYESDLPGVGKKHEIELHGGERLVVVTHNTGKREVFRRADEDSDAEKLFELSDGLARTVGTVLEGAYFQPVATENIDTVLGGDALIEWYEVPEGSELAGETIEAADVRQRTGASIIAVDTGDDVTPNPDPGAGVHAGDTVVVIGSREEVDEFHETFIESPDGDDGDEEGDGDDGSGTVLD from the coding sequence ATGACCGTCTACGAGTCGGACCTTCCCGGGGTCGGGAAGAAACACGAGATCGAACTCCACGGCGGCGAGCGGCTCGTCGTCGTCACCCACAACACCGGCAAGCGGGAGGTGTTCCGGCGGGCGGACGAGGACAGCGACGCCGAGAAGCTGTTCGAGCTGTCCGACGGCCTCGCGCGCACCGTCGGCACCGTGCTGGAGGGGGCGTACTTCCAGCCGGTCGCCACCGAGAACATCGACACCGTCCTCGGCGGCGACGCGCTCATCGAGTGGTACGAGGTCCCCGAGGGCTCCGAACTCGCGGGCGAGACGATCGAGGCGGCAGACGTGCGCCAGCGCACCGGCGCCTCGATCATCGCGGTCGACACCGGCGACGACGTGACGCCCAACCCCGACCCCGGGGCGGGCGTCCACGCCGGCGACACGGTCGTCGTCATCGGCTCGCGCGAGGAGGTCGACGAGTTCCACGAGACGTTCATCGAGTCGCCCGACGGCGACGACGGGGACGAGGAGGGTGACGGCGACGACGGGTCCGGGACCGTGCTCGACTGA
- a CDS encoding cation:proton antiporter yields MAAGSPVAGGDLHGLLALGTLLAVAALVAAAGRRVGIPTVPLYVLGGVLAGPHVAGAVGLPSVAPAEVLTLAEVGVVLLLFFLGLEFSLDRLIAARKKLSAAAAVDLLVNFPVGVVLGLAFGLGPIGAFLVGGIVYISSSAVITKSLVDLGWIADPEAEPVLGTLVAEDLVIAVYLALAVALVAGGSPVDALPRIAVALGFLIAVAAAAQLLAPRLAPYLGTSDEDLVVRTLAVALVVSGLALAVGASEAVAGFFVGVGVGATPLHDRVADRIAPLRDAFAVVFFAWVGLNTDPVAVAGVATFVLAAAALSGPAKVISGSVGGWLYDLSPRRSLRTGLALVPRGEFSLIIAALAAASPDPTIARVIPAFAVGYVLVMSFAGTIAMSEASRIERLVGVAEK; encoded by the coding sequence ATGGCGGCGGGCTCACCCGTCGCCGGCGGCGACCTCCACGGCCTGCTCGCGCTCGGGACGCTGCTCGCGGTCGCGGCGCTCGTCGCTGCCGCGGGGCGTCGCGTCGGGATCCCGACGGTGCCGCTGTACGTCCTCGGCGGCGTGCTGGCCGGCCCGCACGTCGCCGGCGCCGTCGGGCTCCCGTCGGTCGCCCCCGCCGAGGTGCTCACGCTCGCGGAGGTCGGGGTCGTCCTCCTGCTGTTCTTCCTCGGGCTGGAGTTCAGCCTCGACCGGCTGATCGCCGCCCGAAAGAAGCTCTCGGCGGCCGCCGCCGTCGACCTCCTCGTGAACTTCCCCGTCGGGGTCGTCCTCGGGCTGGCGTTCGGGCTCGGACCGATCGGGGCGTTCCTCGTCGGCGGCATCGTCTACATCTCCTCGTCGGCGGTGATCACCAAGTCGCTGGTCGACCTGGGGTGGATCGCCGACCCCGAGGCCGAGCCGGTGCTCGGGACCCTCGTCGCCGAGGACCTCGTCATCGCCGTCTACCTCGCGCTGGCGGTCGCGCTCGTCGCCGGCGGCTCGCCGGTCGACGCGCTCCCGCGGATCGCCGTCGCGCTCGGGTTCCTCATCGCGGTCGCCGCCGCCGCTCAGTTGCTCGCGCCGCGGCTCGCACCGTACCTCGGCACCAGCGACGAGGACCTGGTCGTCCGGACGCTGGCGGTCGCGCTCGTCGTCTCCGGGCTGGCGCTGGCGGTCGGCGCCAGCGAGGCGGTCGCGGGCTTCTTCGTCGGCGTCGGCGTCGGCGCGACGCCGCTGCACGACCGCGTCGCCGACCGGATCGCGCCGCTGCGGGACGCCTTCGCGGTCGTGTTCTTCGCGTGGGTCGGGCTCAACACCGACCCCGTCGCCGTCGCCGGCGTCGCCACGTTCGTGCTCGCGGCCGCGGCGCTGTCGGGACCGGCGAAGGTGATCAGCGGCTCCGTCGGCGGGTGGCTGTACGACCTCTCGCCGCGGCGGTCGCTGCGGACCGGCCTCGCGCTGGTGCCCCGCGGGGAGTTCTCGCTCATCATCGCGGCGCTGGCGGCGGCGTCGCCGGACCCGACGATCGCCCGGGTGATCCCCGCGTTCGCGGTCGGCTACGTCCTCGTGATGTCGTTCGCGGGGACGATCGCGATGAGCGAGGCGTCCCGGATCGAGCGGCTGGTCGGCGTCGCCGAGAAGTGA
- a CDS encoding CheF family chemotaxis protein, protein MSETVVADFVGRFFAPGVEGEPPTGRIILSQRRLVLAADGYKETIPLSSVFDVKVGQVPPEMAGYFNDTVTVAYRTDDRRGVAAIEGNDTNIDRFATVLFKVLLNGTPALVRHPAKVGGRVVDSDTHRAELDVTQGSLSFENCPEPFTVDLRAVVSVERAQRDLDNGDRPVISFRHIEDGTAVTSQVGLNSGRLTNVLGRYIRLRYADVQEELADVELGEAETEVLVAAYSAGPGVSLSKVVDIEPQRLTMLLNGLIDEGLLVDTDEGTKLTAKGRVIVGQRIEDVNT, encoded by the coding sequence ATGAGCGAGACGGTCGTCGCCGACTTCGTCGGTCGGTTCTTCGCGCCCGGCGTCGAGGGCGAACCGCCGACCGGCCGGATCATCCTGAGCCAGCGACGGCTCGTGCTCGCGGCCGACGGCTACAAGGAGACGATCCCGCTGTCGTCGGTGTTCGACGTGAAGGTCGGGCAGGTGCCCCCCGAGATGGCCGGCTACTTCAACGACACCGTCACCGTCGCCTACCGCACGGACGACCGCCGCGGAGTCGCCGCCATCGAGGGCAACGACACCAACATCGACCGCTTCGCGACGGTGCTGTTCAAGGTGCTGCTCAACGGGACGCCCGCGCTGGTGCGCCACCCGGCGAAGGTCGGCGGCCGCGTCGTCGACTCGGACACGCACCGGGCCGAACTCGACGTGACGCAGGGCTCGCTCTCGTTCGAGAACTGCCCGGAGCCGTTCACCGTCGACCTACGGGCCGTCGTCTCCGTCGAGCGCGCCCAACGCGACCTGGACAACGGGGACCGGCCGGTCATCTCCTTCCGGCACATCGAGGACGGCACGGCGGTCACCTCGCAGGTCGGGCTGAACTCCGGCCGGCTCACGAACGTGCTCGGTCGGTACATCCGGCTGCGCTACGCCGACGTGCAGGAGGAACTCGCCGACGTCGAACTCGGCGAGGCGGAGACGGAGGTGCTCGTCGCGGCGTACTCGGCGGGGCCGGGCGTCTCGCTGTCGAAGGTGGTCGACATCGAGCCGCAGCGGCTTACCATGCTGCTCAACGGCCTCATCGACGAGGGGCTGCTGGTCGACACCGACGAGGGGACGAAGCTCACCGCGAAGGGCCGGGTGATCGTCGGACAGCGGATCGAGGACGTGAACACCTGA
- a CDS encoding CheF family chemotaxis protein, with translation MSDSSQRNGGGGQGAGGGEEYKVADTRGKFAQAMKAGRKLNDVGWTNGRIVLSNKRVVLVGNGGKRTIALSSVDGIGGRYDANQEIQRVSNYVSLRIDDDAFLIAAEEHEEFRTDLYRAFLDRKVIKARHPAIKGGVVQDTEWEQARVKVEADGISIAQQSGAFVRLELDDIGTLEETERTVMDEKAAVIEAEHTDDEGTSVQTYLSGEPWLVAVIKSYLGQGHDRNRGAVELSESEREVLMALYSGVSSFEVPNFLGMSVDRVEEIFERLIEAEVLEEVRTRREVALEPRGRNIASEAMNEQ, from the coding sequence GTGAGCGACAGTAGTCAGCGGAACGGCGGTGGTGGACAGGGGGCCGGCGGCGGCGAGGAGTACAAGGTCGCGGACACCCGCGGCAAGTTCGCCCAGGCGATGAAGGCCGGGCGGAAGCTCAACGACGTGGGGTGGACGAACGGGCGGATCGTCCTCTCGAACAAGCGGGTCGTCCTCGTCGGCAACGGCGGCAAGCGGACGATCGCGCTGTCGTCGGTCGACGGCATCGGCGGCCGCTACGACGCCAACCAGGAGATCCAGCGCGTCTCCAACTACGTCAGCCTCCGCATCGACGACGACGCGTTCCTCATCGCCGCCGAGGAGCACGAGGAGTTCCGCACGGACCTGTACCGCGCGTTCCTCGACCGCAAGGTGATCAAGGCACGCCACCCGGCGATCAAGGGCGGCGTCGTCCAGGACACCGAGTGGGAGCAGGCGCGCGTGAAGGTCGAGGCGGACGGGATCTCGATCGCACAGCAAAGCGGCGCGTTCGTCCGCCTCGAACTCGACGACATCGGCACCTTAGAGGAGACCGAGCGCACGGTGATGGACGAGAAGGCCGCCGTCATCGAGGCCGAGCACACCGACGACGAGGGGACGAGCGTCCAGACGTACCTCTCGGGGGAGCCGTGGCTCGTCGCGGTGATCAAGTCGTACCTCGGACAGGGCCACGACCGAAACCGCGGCGCCGTCGAGCTGTCAGAGTCCGAGCGCGAGGTGTTGATGGCGCTGTACTCGGGCGTCTCCTCGTTCGAGGTGCCGAACTTCCTCGGGATGAGCGTCGACCGCGTCGAGGAGATCTTCGAGCGGCTCATCGAGGCGGAGGTGCTGGAGGAGGTGCGCACCCGCCGGGAGGTGGCGCTGGAGCCGCGCGGCCGCAACATCGCCAGCGAGGCGATGAACGAGCAGTAG
- a CDS encoding HEAT repeat domain-containing protein, whose translation MSLYTLARDGDMERLTDTAKNSDSAAVRRRAAEMLGDVGDPEDDRTVDVLIHLAREDDDDSVRAAAVDGLDELGGNGLERLIAKETGVDPNAADWAAVRAFAKVLGGASIPEYRMAAANALGRMGDEDAVGPLAKRLEDPDPRVRERACLALGRIGDPRVVSRLKARLDDDHPAVKSAAADALGTIASGEALAALLDLLDDENVSLRRLAASALGNASSAKPVPELAGALADEHDTVRRAAVFSIIELLANAPTKQSHAVRDAVVSELKDADDETVTGPLVEILEDATQARQRRNAVWFLGRVTSAEPPEHVLDALVDALDDDDKMTAQFAATSITNLEGLAVESTLIELVNDDDASVDARAKAAYALGDVGGDRAKETLDAITDSDVDKQVRKRAFASLSKLGGVRQ comes from the coding sequence ATGTCGCTGTACACGCTCGCCCGCGACGGGGACATGGAACGGCTCACCGACACCGCGAAGAACAGCGACAGCGCCGCGGTGCGGCGCCGGGCCGCGGAGATGCTCGGCGACGTGGGCGACCCCGAGGACGACCGGACGGTGGACGTGCTCATCCACCTTGCCCGCGAGGACGACGACGACTCGGTTCGGGCGGCCGCCGTCGACGGGCTCGACGAACTGGGCGGCAACGGGCTCGAACGGCTCATCGCCAAGGAGACAGGGGTCGACCCGAACGCCGCCGACTGGGCGGCCGTCCGCGCGTTCGCGAAGGTGCTCGGCGGCGCGAGCATCCCGGAGTACCGGATGGCCGCCGCGAACGCGCTGGGTCGGATGGGCGACGAGGACGCCGTCGGCCCGCTGGCGAAGCGGCTCGAGGACCCGGACCCGAGGGTGCGCGAGCGCGCCTGTCTCGCGCTCGGGCGCATCGGCGATCCGCGCGTCGTCAGCCGCCTGAAGGCGCGGCTGGACGACGACCACCCGGCGGTGAAGTCGGCCGCCGCGGACGCGCTCGGCACCATCGCCAGCGGCGAGGCGCTCGCGGCGCTGTTGGACCTGCTGGACGACGAGAACGTCAGCCTTCGGCGACTCGCGGCCTCGGCGCTGGGCAACGCCAGCTCGGCGAAGCCGGTGCCGGAGCTTGCCGGCGCGCTCGCGGACGAACACGACACGGTGCGGCGGGCGGCGGTGTTCTCGATCATCGAGCTGCTCGCCAACGCGCCGACCAAGCAGAGCCACGCCGTCCGCGACGCCGTGGTCTCCGAACTCAAGGACGCCGACGACGAGACGGTGACCGGCCCGCTCGTGGAGATCTTAGAGGACGCGACGCAGGCGCGCCAGCGGCGCAACGCCGTCTGGTTCCTCGGGCGAGTGACGAGCGCCGAGCCGCCCGAACACGTGCTCGACGCGCTGGTCGACGCGCTCGACGACGACGACAAGATGACCGCGCAGTTCGCGGCGACGAGCATCACCAACCTGGAGGGGCTCGCGGTGGAGTCGACGCTGATCGAACTGGTGAACGACGACGACGCGTCGGTCGACGCGCGGGCGAAGGCGGCGTACGCCCTCGGCGACGTGGGCGGCGACCGCGCGAAGGAGACGCTGGACGCGATCACCGACAGCGACGTGGACAAGCAGGTGCGAAAGCGCGCGTTCGCGTCGCTCTCGAAGCTCGGAGGTGTTAGACAGTGA